Sequence from the Erythrobacter insulae genome:
AAAAACGCCTTTTTCTCCCGCGCATACAATCCGGGCGCGACAAACGCCCAAAGCTGGTTTGCAATGATCGGAAAGCTGACCATAAAACCAGCAAACAGACCAACTTTCAGATCGACAAAGAACAGTTCGGGCAGCTTGGTAAAGATCAGCTGGCCCTGCCCGTCCGGAAACGCGTCTTTCAACGGCTTAACCAAAAAAGCCAGGATCGGATCGGCAAAATACAGACACACGCCAAACCCGACAGCCAGCGCCATCACCGCCCGTACAAGCCGGGTGCGCAGCTCGATAAGATGATCGAGCAGCGGCGCGCGGCTTTCGTCGATATCGTCGATCTTGAATGCCATGACCTGCGGGCTACCCTTTTGAACGTGTATTGGGATCAAGCGGCAGCTCGGGCGCTGCGTCAGGTGCCGGTTTCGGTGATGTCTTAGAATTGGCGTCAGTTGCGGAACGAGACGGAGCAGCCGGTGAAGATGGTGCCGGATCGTCAGCCTCGGGATCGGGGCCTTGCACTTGATCAACAGGCGGCGGCCCGGTCATGACCGGCTCCCCTGCCTCGGCTTCACTCGTGACCGCAGAGCGCCGCATGATCTCTTCGTTTTGCGCCTTCCACTTCTTCTCCATGTCCTCCAGTTCAGCCTCGCGCACCATCGTATCGATGCCCGCTCTGAAATGGCTGGAGACTTTGCGGACCTGACCGATCCATCGGCCCGCGGTGCGCATGGCGCGCGGCATTTCGCTCGGCCCGATCACAAGGATCGCGACGATCACGATAACCAGAAGTTCAGCAGCGCCGATATCGAACATGAAGTACCCTTATCCGCGCAGAATCCGAACCCGTAAGTTCAAAACGCGCGGCACAGCGAAATCAGCTGGGCGAATCGCTCTTTTCGCTCGCCTTGGTTTCAGTGGTGGCGGCATCCTTTGTCGGTGCCTCAATTTGAGCTTTGGAAGCGGGCGTATCATCGACCTCTTCGGTCATGCCCTTTTTAAAGCTCGAAATGCCTTTACCAAAATCGCCCATCATTTCGGAGATGCGGCCACGCCCGAACAGGACGAGGACGACAAGCGCCACGATGAGGATTTGCCAGATGCCGATACCGCCCATTAGGTGTCTCTCTTTTCCAAAATAGATATTCAATATAGGCGCGAACGGTCCGCGATGCCAGTCATGCCGGCATTTCAATTCTCGAACACCACCAATCAGTTGTCGTCGGCGTCCTCTTCAGAGGCCTCATCGCGCTCCTGATCATCGCCCTTATCACCCTGCGGGTCGGGATTGCCAAAACTGTCCATCGCCTCTTCCAGCGCTTCATCCACCGGATCGAGCAGACCGGCGGCGCGCAATTCATCCATGCCGGGCAAATCGCGCCGCGATTCAAGGCCAAAATGATCGAGAAAATCCGGCGTCGTTGCATAGATAACCGGGCGCCCGGGAACTTCGCGGCGTCCGGCCAGCTTGATCCAGCCAGCCTCCATCAGCACGTCCAGCGTACCCGCGCTGGTTTGAACACCCCGGATCGATTCAATCTCTGCCCGGCTTACAGGCTCATGATAGGCGATGATCGCCAGCACCTCTGTCGCCGCTCGGCTCAGACGCCGAACCTGCTCGCGTTCACGGCGCAGCAAATGCGCAAGATCAGGCGCAGTTTCAAAATGCCACCGCTTGCCGCGTTCAACCAATTGAACGCCGCGTTTTTCATATCGCGATGCGAGCGATTTCAGCCCGCTGCGTACATCGGAAGTCGCCAAATCGCCCAAATGCTTTGCCAGAGCATCGACGCCCATTGGCTCTTCTGATGCGAACAAAGTGGCTTCCAACGCCCGCTCGATTTCATCGGGGGCCATCCCCGGCGCAGATGTGTCCGAACTGACATCATCGCTGGGCACGCTGTCATGCGGAATATTGTTGTCTGGCCGGCTGCCCCCCGAAGTCTCTGCGTTCATGCGCGTTCGCCTTGTTTCAGGCGACGAATGCGCAGCGGGGAAAACGGTTCATCCTGAGCGATCTCGGCTTTACCCAAGCGCGCGAGCTCCAGCGCGGCGACAAAACTTGAGGCGAGCGCCGATTTGCGCAATTTCGCGCCCGCATGGCGAGGCAGAAAATCGCGGATTTCCATCCATTCCAGCGTAACGCCAAGCATCGCGGAAACGCGGTCGAGCGCGCTATCCAGCGTCATAACAGGCCGGTCTGCGACATGATAAATGCGCGGCGCAGTGCGCGCTTTTACCTGACCATAGGCCTGGATCAGCGAATAGGCGTCACTTTTCCATTGGGTCTTTCGGTCAATCCGCAATCCTTCGGGCGCGCCGCGAACGAATATGTCCCGGCCAATCCGGTCCCGCGCCATCAGACGCGCAGCCGCTTCGCGCATCGCACCCAGCCGGGCCAGCCGCAATTGCAGCCGCAGCGCGAGTTCTTCGGGGCTGGGGTCTTCCTGCTCGTCCTTGGGCAGCAGCAGCGCCGATTTCAGATAGGCAAGCCAAGCCGCCATCACCAGATAATCCGCCGCCAGCTCCAACCGGAGGGCTTCGGCCTGTTCGATATAGGTGAGGTATTGATCGACCAGTGCGAGGATCGAAATTTGCCGCAAATCCACCTTTTGGCGCCGCGCCAGATCGAGCAGCAGATCAAGCGGGCCTTCCCACCCGTCCAGCTCCAGATAAAGCGCATTGTCACCCGATTTCGCGCCCTGCTTTGCAGCTTCGTCTTCGGGCCATGATGCGGGCATCTGCGCGGTTGGTTCTGACGCCCCGATAGCGCCGCCAGTCAGCATGAATCCGTCCTGCCGTGGATCGGTTTCGGTCATGCCGCCTCCCCGCTAAGCGCCAATAGTGCATCGCGTTTGGCAAGCAGATCGCGCTGCTGTTCGGCAATCACAGGCGCGATGCGCGTGTCTGCCAAAGCGCGGTCAAGCCGACGGGAAGACGCCTCGGTCATGGGGGGCAGCGCCTCGCAAATGCCCTTCATATCATCCATCTTGGCCCAGCAATTGAGCACGATGTCACAGCCGGCTGCGTGTGCGCGGGCGGAGCGTTCGGGAATGGTCCCGTCGAGCGCTTCCATATCGATATCATCGGTTAGCAGCAGACCATCGAACCCGATTTGTCCGCGGATCACATCTTTGATGACCGTTGCCGAAAGCGTGGCGGGATTTTCCGCATCCCAGACCGGGAACAACAGATGTCCCGTCATGCCGATCAACGCCGAATTGAGCGCGCGAAACGGGGCAAGATCGCTTTCCAGTTCTTCGGCGCTGGCGCGGACTGTCGGCATTTCCTTATGCGTATCGACATTGCTGCGGCCGTGGCCGGGCATATGTTTGATACATCCGGTGACCCCGCCTGACGCCAAACCGTCAAGCAATGCACGGCCAATGGCCGCGACCTGCATGGGATTGCGCCCCAATGAGCGATCACCAATTACATCATGCGCGCCGTCCTGACGCACATCAAGCGGGGGGTGATAATCCACGGTGATGCCCATCGCCGACAATTCCAGCGCCATCGCATGGGCATTGGCACGCGCAGCTTCAATCGCGCTTGCCGGAGCGAGCGCGTAGAGCCGGTCAAATGCCTCACCCGCTGGATAGGAGGACCATTGCGGCGGACGCAGCCGGGCAACCCTTCCGCCTTCCTGATCAATCGAGATCAGCAGACGCTCGCGCCCGTGAAGGCTGCGCAATTCATCGGTCAACGCGCGCAATTGTGCAGGATTTTCGCAATTGCGGCCGAACAGGATATAGCCCGCCGGATCCGCATCGCGGAAGAAAGCGCGCTCATCGGCCGTCAGTTCAGGGCCGCTGCATCCAAATATCGCCGGAATCATAGGCAAAGAGTTACATCAGGGGCGCAGCCAGGCAAGCGCATTCACCACCTATTATGGGGGAAAACAGCGCGCCGCCGCAGCCGGACGCAATGCGCCGCGCGATTGCCGCGTGTCTTTACCGTTTTACGGCGCAGTCGAGCCCGTCCGCCTTGATCGCGCGGCATAGCGTATCGGCGGCAGCGCGGTCATTGGCGACGGCCTGAAGCCGGTAGACTGTGCCGCCATCCACAACGCCTTCTACAACGCGGTAACGCACGCCCGATAGCGCATCGGTTTGGCGGGAAAGCTGCGACCAGCCCTGCTCTGCGCGAGCACGCGATGAATAGGCGGCGAGTTGGACGCCGACACCGCTGTTCGAACCGGAGGATGCAGTTGTAATCTTGCCTGATGCTCCGCCTGCGTCTGGTTCCGATGCACCCGAGGCCGCCGAACCCGAGGTCGGGGTCGTCTGGGCCGATCCTGATGCACCATCTGCCGCGCCGGCGGCGCTGGCAACGGTTGAGCCTGTGTCGGCTGAGCCACCGCTGCCGATCTGGCTTTGACGGGTCCGCCCCTCGCCCACAGCAGGCGCGACATTGCCGGTCCCGGCAAATTCCTTGCCCTGGGGATCATCGGGTCGTTCTTTGATGGGGCCTTCGGGCGCTTCGATAGTGCTTCCATCGGCTACCGGCGCATCGGCGCTGGTGCGATTGGTGAGCAAATAGATCGCGCCTACCACGCCGAGCAGCAGGGCGAGCAAAACCGCACCAAATCCAAAGATCTGCGCCATATCGACGCCGCCTTCGTCATCATCCTCGTCTGCCTCCAGCCAGGGAAGGCTATCTGTTTCAGACAGATCAAGCTCATCACCGGTATCTCCGGTGCTGTCACCTTGCTCAAATTCGCCCTGAACAATCATGCTTTAGTACCTTTACCATCCGGCCATTGCCCGACTTTCGGGTCGGTCACATTGATTCGACGGCCTCTACTCCCAATACAGCAAGACCATTGCGGATTACTTGCCCGATTGCCTGGCCAAGGAAAAGCCGCGCCTCGGTTAAACCCTTATCCTGTTCCACGATGAACCGCTTTTGCGGATTATCGTTACCCAAATTCCAGAACGCATGGAGATCAGCGGCAAGATCATAGAGGTAAAAGGCGACGCGGTGCGCCTCGCGCGCCTTGGCAGCGGCTTCGATAATGCGCGGGAATTGAGCAGCGTTGCGAATCAGAGCGATTTCTTCCTCGCCCAGCTGCGCAAGCGCATCAGCCGAAGGCGCAAAACCCGCCTCTGCCGCTTTACGCATAGTCGATCGGATCCGCGCGTGGGCATATTGGACATAAAAGACAGGATTGTCCTTCGATGCCTCGACCACTTTGGCAAAGTCGAATTCCATCTGCGCTTCGGGTTTGCGGGTCAACATGGTGAAGCGCACCACATCCTTGCCCACTTCCTCGATCATATCGGCGATCGTGATGAAATTGCCCGAACGTTTGGACATTTTAACAGGCTCGCCGCCGCGCATCAGCTGAACCATCTGGACCAGCTTTACGTCAAATGGCATCGGCCGGCCCTGCCCTTCGGACAAGGCAGCCACGGCCGCCTTGATCCGTTTTACCGTGCCCGCATGGTCAGCGCCCCAGATATCGATCAATTCGTCGGCATGCGCAGCCTTTTGCATGTGATAGGCCAGATCGGCCCCAAAATACGTCCACGCGCCATTTGATTTCTTGATCGGGCGGTCCTGATCATCGCCGAACCTGGTCGATCGGAACAGCGGCAGTTCAACCGGCTCCCAGTCTTCCGGCGGGGCCTTGCCCTTCGGTGCTTCGAGGACACCGTCATAGACAAAATCATTCGCCCGCAGCCACGCCTCTGCCTCATCCGGTTTGCCCGCCGCATGCAGCGCCGCTTCGGATGAAAACACATCGTGATGGATCCCCAGCAAAGCGAGGTCTGATTTGATCAGTTCCATCATCCGCGTGACGGCTTCCGCGCGGAAGATCGGCAGCCAGTCGGCTTCGTCCTCGGCGGCGTGCTTGTCACCAAATTCCTTGACGAGCGATTCGCCCACCGGCTTCAGATAGGCACCGGGATAAAGGCCTTCGGGGATTTCGCCGATATCCTCGCCAAGCGCCTCGCGGTAACGCAAATGCGCCGAACGGGCGAGGGTATCGACCTGTCCGCCAGCGTCATTGATGTAATATTCGCGCGTCACGGTATGGCCGGCAAATTCGAGCAAGCTAGACAGCGCATCGCCCACCACCGCACCGCGGCAATGGCCCATATGCATCGGGCCGGTCGGATTGGCCGAGACATACTCGACATTCACGATGCGCCCTGCGCCCATATCGGAGCGACCATAATCGTCCGCCATTTCGGCAATAGCGGCCAGTTCGGTCAGCCATGCGGCTGGATCGAGGCGCAGATTGATGAATCCGGGACCAGCAATCTCCGCGCTGGTAATGCTGTCTTGCGCAGCGAGTTTCGCCGCAATCTGCTCTGCCAGTGCGCGCGGATTGGTTTTGGCCTGTTTGGCCAGCACCATCGCGGCGTTCGTCGCGAGATCACCGTGCGAGGGATCGCGCGGCGGCTCTACCGTCACATTGGCGAAACTGACATCGGCGGGAAGCACACCTTCACTTGCCAGCTGAGACAGCACAGTTTCAACGATGGCCGCATAGGCCGCGTAAAGAGTTATTTTGGAGTTCATATCACCGGCGCGGTTAGCGCAAAAACAAGCACAGGACAAAGGCCGAATGTAACACGTCTATCGGCGCGAAACGCGTGCCCAAGGCCCGACGGCGCGCGCGAAATCACCGTGTCGCGTTGTAGGCCAATTGATCCTCGGTAAGCTGGAAACCCACGAGCATCTCGAAACGGGTGCGCTGGATCGCGGCTTTCACCTCTGGCGCGGCCAAGGGGTCAAGCGCCGCATCGACATCGCCCGGACGGCGTTTGCGCGTGATCTGCTTGCGAATGTCTTCGGGCAGGCTTGCCGCGGCACGATCAATGAATGATCCCGCTTTCGCGCTGGCGCTGGCGCGTTCCTCGCCATCGGCAAAGCTGATAGTAACCGCGCCAACACGCTTGGTCACGACCGCGCTGCCGCCGCGCAGGACAGTGACATAATAAGGCAGCGATACAGTCCGCGCACCGCGAACATCGGTTCGCCGGGCCAGAACATCAAAGCTCGCCTCGCTGTAAACACGATCGCCGCTTTCGTTGCAGGTTGAACGCAGATTGGTCATCGAAGCGGTCATGTCCATATTGCTCAATGTCTGGTCGCCCGCCGTGCGGAACACCGTGACATCGCCGGTATAATCAGGAATACCAACGGCAGGGCACGAACTCAGAACCGCCGTGATCCCGACGCCCTGATCAACCACCAGATCACCTTCGCTGGCACACCCTGCCAAACCAACAGCAAGCGCGGCGGCAGAAAGAATACGGGTGCGAAAAGCCATGAAAAACACGTCCTCGAATAATCGATCCAATTGGCCACAAAACAATCATCGCAGCTGTTGCACACGCCCTAGCGGTGCGCGCAGCAAAGCGCTAGAGGGGGTGACATGAACGCGCCCTTTAACAATTCCGACGCTCAGACCGACAGAGCCCCCCTTAACCTGCTGATCGCGGCACCGCGCGGCTTTTGCGCCGGTGTAGACCGTGCGATCGAGATCGTCGAAAAGTCGCTCGAACGCTATGGTGCGCCCGTCTATGTCCGGCATGAAATCGTCCACAACAAATATGTCGTCGAAGGTTTGAAAGCCAAAGGCGCGATTTTTGTCGAGGAATTGGACGAAGTGCCCGCCGATGCGCCGGTTGTATTCAGCGCGCATGGCGTGCCCAAATCAGTCCCGGCAGAGGCAGAACGCCGCAACATGATCTATCTTGATGCGACCTGTCCGCTGGTATCGAAGGTTCACCGTCAGGCAGAGCGCCAGATTGAAAAGAAACGGCACATCATTTTTGTCGGCCACGAAGGCCACCCCGAAGTTATCGGAACAATGGGACAGGTTGAACCGGGCCAGATGACGCTGGTGGAGACAATCGAGGACGTCGACAAACTTCCTTTCGATACCGACGAAAAGCTCGCTT
This genomic interval carries:
- the tatB gene encoding Sec-independent protein translocase protein TatB, producing MFDIGAAELLVIVIVAILVIGPSEMPRAMRTAGRWIGQVRKVSSHFRAGIDTMVREAELEDMEKKWKAQNEEIMRRSAVTSEAEAGEPVMTGPPPVDQVQGPDPEADDPAPSSPAAPSRSATDANSKTSPKPAPDAAPELPLDPNTRSKG
- the argS gene encoding arginine--tRNA ligase codes for the protein MNSKITLYAAYAAIVETVLSQLASEGVLPADVSFANVTVEPPRDPSHGDLATNAAMVLAKQAKTNPRALAEQIAAKLAAQDSITSAEIAGPGFINLRLDPAAWLTELAAIAEMADDYGRSDMGAGRIVNVEYVSANPTGPMHMGHCRGAVVGDALSSLLEFAGHTVTREYYINDAGGQVDTLARSAHLRYREALGEDIGEIPEGLYPGAYLKPVGESLVKEFGDKHAAEDEADWLPIFRAEAVTRMMELIKSDLALLGIHHDVFSSEAALHAAGKPDEAEAWLRANDFVYDGVLEAPKGKAPPEDWEPVELPLFRSTRFGDDQDRPIKKSNGAWTYFGADLAYHMQKAAHADELIDIWGADHAGTVKRIKAAVAALSEGQGRPMPFDVKLVQMVQLMRGGEPVKMSKRSGNFITIADMIEEVGKDVVRFTMLTRKPEAQMEFDFAKVVEASKDNPVFYVQYAHARIRSTMRKAAEAGFAPSADALAQLGEEEIALIRNAAQFPRIIEAAAKAREAHRVAFYLYDLAADLHAFWNLGNDNPQKRFIVEQDKGLTEARLFLGQAIGQVIRNGLAVLGVEAVESM
- the scpB gene encoding SMC-Scp complex subunit ScpB, which produces MAPDEIERALEATLFASEEPMGVDALAKHLGDLATSDVRSGLKSLASRYEKRGVQLVERGKRWHFETAPDLAHLLRREREQVRRLSRAATEVLAIIAYHEPVSRAEIESIRGVQTSAGTLDVLMEAGWIKLAGRREVPGRPVIYATTPDFLDHFGLESRRDLPGMDELRAAGLLDPVDEALEEAMDSFGNPDPQGDKGDDQERDEASEEDADDN
- the nagZ gene encoding beta-N-acetylhexosaminidase, whose product is MIPAIFGCSGPELTADERAFFRDADPAGYILFGRNCENPAQLRALTDELRSLHGRERLLISIDQEGGRVARLRPPQWSSYPAGEAFDRLYALAPASAIEAARANAHAMALELSAMGITVDYHPPLDVRQDGAHDVIGDRSLGRNPMQVAAIGRALLDGLASGGVTGCIKHMPGHGRSNVDTHKEMPTVRASAEELESDLAPFRALNSALIGMTGHLLFPVWDAENPATLSATVIKDVIRGQIGFDGLLLTDDIDMEALDGTIPERSARAHAAGCDIVLNCWAKMDDMKGICEALPPMTEASSRRLDRALADTRIAPVIAEQQRDLLAKRDALLALSGEAA
- a CDS encoding segregation and condensation protein A gives rise to the protein MPASWPEDEAAKQGAKSGDNALYLELDGWEGPLDLLLDLARRQKVDLRQISILALVDQYLTYIEQAEALRLELAADYLVMAAWLAYLKSALLLPKDEQEDPSPEELALRLQLRLARLGAMREAAARLMARDRIGRDIFVRGAPEGLRIDRKTQWKSDAYSLIQAYGQVKARTAPRIYHVADRPVMTLDSALDRVSAMLGVTLEWMEIRDFLPRHAGAKLRKSALASSFVAALELARLGKAEIAQDEPFSPLRIRRLKQGERA
- the ispH gene encoding 4-hydroxy-3-methylbut-2-enyl diphosphate reductase, which gives rise to MNAPFNNSDAQTDRAPLNLLIAAPRGFCAGVDRAIEIVEKSLERYGAPVYVRHEIVHNKYVVEGLKAKGAIFVEELDEVPADAPVVFSAHGVPKSVPAEAERRNMIYLDATCPLVSKVHRQAERQIEKKRHIIFVGHEGHPEVIGTMGQVEPGQMTLVETIEDVDKLPFDTDEKLAYLTQTTLSVDDTAEVIAALEWRFPNIRGPKAEDICYATSNRQAAVKDLAPDCDLVLVIGAPNSSNSLRLVEVSERLGTPAKLIQRADEIDPEWLNGVKTLGLTAGASAPEVLVREVVNAIGQLRDVHEKTITAAEEKMVFKLPRQLTE
- a CDS encoding SPOR domain-containing protein, whose product is MIVQGEFEQGDSTGDTGDELDLSETDSLPWLEADEDDDEGGVDMAQIFGFGAVLLALLLGVVGAIYLLTNRTSADAPVADGSTIEAPEGPIKERPDDPQGKEFAGTGNVAPAVGEGRTRQSQIGSGGSADTGSTVASAAGAADGASGSAQTTPTSGSAASGASEPDAGGASGKITTASSGSNSGVGVQLAAYSSRARAEQGWSQLSRQTDALSGVRYRVVEGVVDGGTVYRLQAVANDRAAADTLCRAIKADGLDCAVKR
- a CDS encoding twin-arginine translocase TatA/TatE family subunit is translated as MGGIGIWQILIVALVVLVLFGRGRISEMMGDFGKGISSFKKGMTEEVDDTPASKAQIEAPTKDAATTETKASEKSDSPS